The Diachasmimorpha longicaudata isolate KC_UGA_2023 chromosome 2, iyDiaLong2, whole genome shotgun sequence genome segment GCCGAAAGAGCACACAACGGTCGGGAATTCTAAATTGATTCAATTTCTATTAACAGAGTATTTAATTGCTCATAGGTTAATTTATGGTCTTTTAAAACGGGTTTCAAATGATGTTTGAAACTCTTTACGGCTGCTTCCCAAATCCCGCCGAAATGGAGAGATAATGGTGGATTGAAATGCCAACGGATGCGTTTAGATGTCGCGTACGCGCCCACAGTGCCTTCGAAATCCGGACTCGAGATCAGATTGTATAATTCGTCGAGTTCTCGGTTCCCCCCGACGAAGTTGGTGCCGTTATCGGAGTACATGTGTTCCGGAACTCCTCTTCTACTAACGAACCTACGGAAGGCCGCAGGAAAGCCTTCTGTCGAAAGGTCGATGGCGAGTTCGATATGAACTGCCTTCGACACCATACATATAAAAACGCATCCGTATGCCTTCAAAAAAGATCGATTGCGGTCCTTCTTCTCTTTGATGAGAATTGGCCCGAAGAAGTCGACGCCTGTTTTCGCGAATGCTGGGGCTTCGTTAACACGAAATTTTGGGGGATCTGCCATCTGAGCATGGGCAAATTTTGGTCTCTGGCGGATACATTCAAGGCAggaatgaacaattttcctgATTTGATCCTTGCCATTGAGAATCCAATATTTGGATGGAAGGACATACAGGGTAGTCTGAATCCCGGCGTGGTAGTTTGACTGATGAACTCGGCGAATGAGCATATCAGTGACGAGATGTTTACTTGGTAGTAAAGTGGGGTGTTTCCGATTAAACGGAATTTCCGACTGGGTGAGGCGTCCACCTACCCGTAGAATTCCCTTGTCGTCAATGAAGGGATGTAATTGGTCAAAAGGAGTCCCTGTTCGACGCGGTCGGACTGATTCGCTGGAATCGTGGGTCGCGGCTAGCTTTCGTAGCTCGTTGGAAAATCGTTCGCGCTGGACCATAGCTAAGATACGATATTCGGCTTCTTGGAGCTCGTCAATTTAAAGGGAGCTCGAACGcggaatttccgattttttccaTCGGAGGATACGCGCAATAACCCGTGTAAGCCGttcaaaattggaaaatcgCGCGTATATCACTTCTGGAGATGCCTCAGCCAGGAGGCAAATGCCTTTCTTTAATGCCGGAACTTGAAGGTTTGAAGGTATAATTGAATTTGGCCATTGTGTTGGATTATGGACTAGCCATTCGGGCCCGGTAGTCCAGAGtgtattttttagaaattctaAAGGCATCTGTCCTCTGGATAGGGTATCAGCGGGATTATCCTCGGATCGGATGTGCTTCCAGATAACCTCATCTCCTAAAGTTTGAATATCTGCGACGCGGTTCTCTTCAAAGGTACGCAGAAGATGAGGGGCCTTCTTTAACCAACACAGCACGATGGTGGAATCCGACCATAAGTATACCGGATTGATCGAAAATTCTATTTGAGCCCTAGTCTCGACATATAGCCTTTTGAGAACGGAGGCTGCGCAAAGTTCTAAACGCGGAATTGTGACTCCCTTCAGAGGGGCTACTCGAGATTTACTGCAGATCAATCTAATCGCGACAGTGCCCTGAGAGTTCTGAGACTTAATATACAGACAGGCTCCGTAGCCGTTGATGGACGCATCACAAAATCCATGAAGTTCGATGCTTACAGCGTTCGGAATCAGAATCTGACGCGAGACCACGTCTTGTAAGCGTGGAAGCTGAGATGCTAATGATATCCATTTGGAATGGATATCTTGAGGAAGCGACTCATCCCATGTGATTTTTGCTTTCCAATAATCCTGGATGAGGGTCTTCGCGAGAAGAGTTATGGGACCTAATAAACCCAATGGGTCGAAAATTTTGGATAGCTTAGAGAGGAGTTTCCGTTTGGTTGCGGAAACATTCGGGTTCACTTGGGCAATGGTGTATCGAAGGCCGTCGCTTTCGGCGTCCCAGATGATACCTagagtttttttaattgggtCAGTTCTGCACAGACAATCCAGgtagaagaattttttatctatgGAATTGAGCACCGCGCTGTGGTTGGATGCCCATTGACGAATTTTGAAACCGCCGCGAGCTAACAATGCTATCATCTCATCCCGGATGGTTAGGAGTTCGTCGAGAGAATCTGCACCGGAGATAAAATCATCGACGTAAAAATCGCGAAGTAAGAGTTTGCTAGCGCGTGGGAAATGCTCTGCTTCGTCCCGAGCAAGCTGTTGCATGGTACGAACCGCGAGAAAGGGGGCCGAGGCTGTCCCGAAAGTGACAGTATTTAGCTGAAATGTTCGAAGTTGGCCGTGATGGGTCCATAAAACCTTCTGAAATTGACGATCTTCCGGATGGACGAGAATCTGACGGTACATTTTCTCAATGTCAGCCGTAATGACATACCGATGAACGCGAAATCGAAGGACTTGCTCAAAGATGGTATTTTGGATCGTGGGCCCGACAAGAAGAGTGTCGTTGAGGGAAATGCCCGTAGAAGTCTTCGCGGAGGCGTCGAACACGACTTGAACTTTGGTGGTCTCACTCGACTCCTTGATGACAGCATGGTGAGGAAGATAACATCCCCCTTTGATCTCGTCACACAGAGTCATATGACCGAGAGAAATGTACTCCTCCATCACTCTGGTGTATTCCAGTCTCAGTGAAACCTTAGCTGAGAGTTTTCGCCCTAGCGCCTGAAACCGTTTGAGGGCCTGTATGCGAGATTCTCCCAGACTGAATTTGGAATCTCTGAATGGGAGACGAACTATGTAGCGACCAGTGACATCCGGTTTGGTGTGCGTCAAATAATGTTGCTCGCACGAAATCTCATCGCGAGATCGAACTGGGTCATGATCGAAGTCTTTTAAGATCGAAGTCTCGTTTTACGACATTGCACGGCGAGTTAGTGGACGACGTTACGATTTCGGATCCTCCGGCGAAGATCCATCCCAATCGGGTTTTTTGAATCATGATGCTAGAGTCTTTATGACGGAGTTTAATTTGCCCTCCCGAGAGCACTGACAACATTGTATTCGACGCGATTAACAGATCGACCGCTTTGGGCAGATGAAACTGAGGGTCGGCTAGCTTAAGATTTTTGGGGATATCGAATAGTTGTCGGGGAAACATTTCGCGGGGATTCCTCTCTGCGATTTGAGGTACTATCAGAAAATTCAACCGTTGCGTAAAATCATTGTGATTCGACCGTATTTCTAATTGACCGTATCTTTCTGCAATGGTGCACAAGCCATCCACCGCGCCGATGTTAACTGAACAGCTAATGGTGTTTAACCGAAGGGATTGCGCAAAACGTTGGGTGATTAAATTCACGGTCGAACACGAATCTAAAAGTGCACGGGCTAACACGATTTTTCCACGATTATCGATGAGTTTGACCATCGCGGTGGTCATTAACTGGGAATCTGACGGGAACGCGACCGATGCATACGATTGGACCGTTAGTCATTGATGTCCAATGTTTGACGAAGATGGTTCCGGAGTTTTTTGTTGTTGAGAACCTCTCTCATTGTGTAACAGCGTGTGGTGATTCCGATTACACCTGTTACACCGCTGGTTACTTttgcaagggaactgatgaaTCCACAAACAGTTCTGACAAGCCTTGACCTTTCGAATGAGGTTCCAACGATCTTGAGTACTGAGTCCGTTGAAGGTTGGGCATTTATAAAGACGATGGGACTCAGTGCAGCTGGGACACTTAGAAAATGCTGCAGGGGTTTCAGCTGTTGCTGAAGTAACGAAAGTATGGGATCGTTTGGGAACCTTATGAGATGGTTGAGAGAGGTTCTCTCCTACCCGTTTTTTATTGATGTGATTTCGGCTAAATGCAGCCGAATGTCCAAAAGCTTGTTGCTTGAAAATGGCATTCTGAATGAACTTGAAGAGGTCATTCAATTTGGGGCGGGTGTCCATCTCGAGTGTGTCTTGCCATCGACTTCGGAGGACAGGGGGAAGACAACGCTCGATGATGCATACGACCAGATCATCGTTTACTTGCACATCGAGGCCTTCCAAAATGTGAAGATGCTGACGAGCTTGACCTATCAAAGCTGATAGCTCGTCAGCCGACATTTTCTGGACCTGAGGAAGGTCAAGAATGGCGTGTAGATGTTCTACGGCCGCCATA includes the following:
- the LOC135172980 gene encoding uncharacterized protein LOC135172980, whose product is MVKLIDNRGKIVLARALLDSCSTVNLITQRFAQSLRLNTISCSVNIGAVDGLCTIAERYGQLEIRSNHNDFTQRLNFLIVPQIAERNPREMFPRQLFDIPKNLKLADPQFHLPKAVDLLIASNTMLSVLSGGQIKLRHKDSSIMIQKTRLGWIFAGGSEIVTSSTNSPFRSRDEISCEQHYLTHTKPDVTGRYIVRLPFRDSKFSLGESRIQALKRFQALGRKLSAKVSLRLEYTRVMEEYISLGHMTLCDEIKGGCYLPHHAVIKESSETTKVQVVFDASAKTSTGISLNDTLLVGPTIQNTIFEQVLRFRVHRYVITADIEKMYRQILVHPEDRQFQKVLWTHHGQLRTFQLNTVTFGTASAPFLAVRTMQQLARDEAEHFPRASKLLLRDFYVDDFISGADSLDELLTIRDEMIALLARGGFKIRQWASNHSAVLNSIDKKFFYLDCLCRTDPIKKTLGIIWDAESDGLRYTIAQVNPNVSATKRKLLSKLSKIFDPLGLLGPITLLAKTLIQDYWKAKITWDESLPQDIHSKWISLASQLPRLQDVVSRQILIPNAVSIELHGFCDASINGYGACLYIKSQNSQGTVAIRLICSKSRVAPLKGVTIPRLELCAASVLKRLYVETRAQIEFSINPVYLWSDSTIVLCWLKKAPHLLRTFEENRVADIQTLGDEVIWKHIRSEDNPADTLSRGQMPLEFLKNTLWTTGPEWLVHNPTQWPNSIIPSNLQVPALKKGICLLAEASPEVIYARFSNFERLTRVIARILRWKKSEIPRSSSL
- the LOC135172979 gene encoding uncharacterized protein LOC135172979; protein product: MVQRERFSNELRKLAATHDSSESVRPRRTGTPFDQLHPFIDDKGILRVGGRLTQSEIPFNRKHPTLLPSKHLVTDMLIRRVHQSNYHAGIQTTLYVLPSKYWILNGKDQIRKIVHSCLECIRQRPKFAHAQMADPPKFRVNEAPAFAKTGVDFFGPILIKEKKDRNRSFLKAYGCVFICMVSKAVHIELAIDLSTEGFPAAFRRFVSRRGVPEHMYSDNGTNFVGGNRELDELYNLISSPDFEGTVGAYATSKRIRWHFNPPLSLHFGGIWEAANSRPLCALSADPNDPIAITPAHLLIGRPFNQLPERSFSSVAVNRLSIYNFITKAKQDFWNKWHNEYLHELQTRHKWQDSTAELKVGSVVLLMDDLLTCARWPLGVITEVFPGSDGTARVATIRTTNGTFKRNITRLCMLPMT